A genomic segment from Gossypium hirsutum isolate 1008001.06 chromosome D04, Gossypium_hirsutum_v2.1, whole genome shotgun sequence encodes:
- the LOC121216117 gene encoding polyadenylation and cleavage factor homolog 4, translating into MNKIIDLDLGFLFLLENPRRSLIDPENLMALAELTFNSNQLYYLTIIAGENVHAAKAIAATVCANILEVPSDQKLPSLYLLDSIVKNIGRDYIKCFAARLPEVFCKHINKLILPCIRVCDIFLELGKGFSLFRLSRKHNIQNGYTITASTTKYSCKPKAKGIVNDMAGTLANSKEESEKCFKHIQCSRIDMFNEPVCEKKIIAVGDYDYGSDLLQIPGIEVRRTRGNVTDQGLDAPWFRATSSVTETIPSQRNGFNVKHGSQNYSASKSVNADPRLHRTHNISGRNSGGLSSSWKNSEEEEFMWEMHSWLSEHDAANFSNNLRKDCWTPDVSEKMDFESQLHRPQSIHDAVSRFDRETSADALSTEQKDKPSFGRQISTSWTDGLPAISSSRSESYSASLGGLPTGASSSLARIGMRPQTGPTGTSGKQCFQSVGTASPPEQSPMRQHSPSPSFPACHSHQQLQKLADPDYQQALSLPRADPKPSIFSGKLNVGSHRDSPQTSAPISLHPSRHYHLSQPPLPGSVQAEPSGQTQKSLLSQISKVEAASALGSALERSNPLAIETSKLSSTSSLLAAVMKTGILSSTSFTGNLPTKISQDVGQISQPPLPNCPPVFTTSGLIDAAISSDATHDAIAGAPNSSQEKVEQLPLPPGPPPSSLVSNAPSQTSDAESKDTNPISNLLSSLVAKGLISASKKDAASLPSLPMPNQIQKSPGVESPSESLNKSSDIQSSSDAPRSSTMGEVSYAEPAPKCLVAPHQSTSTEVESLIGLELRPDVIREFHSSVIDGLLDDLPHCCSLCGLRLKLQGQLDRHLEWHEMKKTELRGSGRALRGWYVRSDDWLAGKPGQLVLDSTDSLNKLEKTTEKAERMVPADENQCACLLCGELFEDYFRLDSGEWMFKGAAYLAIPSKEGGVGTTDGSAANGPIVHANCMSESSVRDLGLSGGIKVVKYFDLNTIYHSSELVLLYSGCFPNVCHLIITLDFLLGNGGITL; encoded by the exons ATGAATAAGATTATTGATTTAGATTTgggttttcttttcttattggAGAATCCGCGTAGATCATTGATAGATCCAGAGAACCTG ATGGCGTTAGCTGAGCTCACTTTTAACTCGAACCAATTATACTACTTGACGATAATCGCTGGCGAGAATGTTCATGCCGCCAAGGCCATTGCTGCTACTGTCTGCGCTAATATTCTTGAG GTTCCCAGTGACCAAAAGCTGCCATCACTCTATCTTTTAGATAGTATTGTAAAGAATATTGGGAGAGACTACATTAAATGTTTTGCTGCCAGATTACCGGAG GTGTTCTGCAAGCATATAAACAAGTTGATCCTCCCTTGCATCAGAGTATGCGACATCTTTTTGGAACTTGGAAAGGGGTTTTCCCTGTTCAGACTCTCCAG GAAACACAACATCCAGAACGGATACACTATCACAGCGTCCACCACAAAGTATTCATGTAAACCCAAA GCAAAAGGTATAGTCAATGATATGGCTGGGACTTTGGCCAACTCAAAGGAGGAGTCTGAGAAGTGTTTTAAA CACATTCAGTGTTCTCGTATAGACATGTTTAATGAGCCTGTTTGTGAGAAGAAGATCATTGCTGTTGGTGATTATGACTATGGTTCTGATCTTTTACAGATTCCTGGCATAGAAGTTAGAAGAACCAGGGGGAATGTTACTGATCAGGGGCTTGATGCGCCTTGGTTTAGAGCTACAAGCAGTGTTACTGAGACTATTCCCAGCCAGAGGAATGGTTTCAACGTTAAGCATGGATCGCAAAATTACTCCGCATCCAAATCTGTGAATGCTGATCCTCGTTTACACCGAACACACAATATTTCTGGTAGAAACAGCGGTGGGTTGTCTAGCAGCTGGAAAAACTCTGAGGAGGAGGAGTTTATGTGGGAGATGCACTCTTGGTTGTCTGAACATGATGCAGCCAACTTCTCTAATAACTTGAGGAAAGATTGTTGGACTCCTGATGTTTCAGAAAAAATG GATTTTGAAAGTCAGCTCCACAGACCTCAAAGCATTCATGATGCGGTGTCAAGGTTTGATAGAGAGACTTCTGCTGATGCATTATCCACTGAGCAGAAGGACAAACCTTCTTTTGGCCGTCAGATTTCTACTTCATGGACAGATGGTTTGCCTGCTATTAGTTCAAGCCGTTCTGAGAGCTATTCTGCTAGTCTTGGTGGGTTGCCTACTGGTGCAAGTTCTTCCCTGGCCAGGATAGGAATGAGACCACAAACAG GACCCACAGGTACTTCTGGAAAGCAGTGTTTTCAGTCTGTAGGAACTGCATCACCTCCTGAACAGTCTCCTATGCGCCAGCATTCACCTTCACCTTCATTTCCTGCATGCCACTCCCATCAACAGCTACAGAAATTGGCTGATCCAGATTATCAGCAAGCTCTTTCCCTGCCTCGGGCTGATCCCAAACCATCTATTTTTTCAGGAAAGTTGAATGTTGGGTCTCATAGAGACTCTCCTCAGACTTCTGCCCCGATTTCTTTGCATCCTAGCCGTCATTATCACCTTTCACAGCCACCCCTACCAGGCTCTGTGCAGGCTGAACCTTCTGGTCAGACTCAGAAGTCTCTTCTGTCTCAGATCTCCAAAGTAGAAGCAGCCTCAGCACTTGGAAGTGCATTGGAGCGTTCTAATCCACTTGCTATTGAAACTTCAAAACTATCAAGTACTAGTAGTCTATTAGCTGCTGTAATGAAGACTGGAATCCTCTCCAGCACTTCATTTACTGGCAACCTTCCAACTAAGATTTCTCAAGATGTTGGGCAAATTTCACAGCCTCCTCTCCCAAATTGTCCTCCTGTTTTCACAACCTCAGGCTTGATTGACGCTGCAATTTCATCAGATGCAACTCATGATGCAATAGCAGGTGCTCCGAATAGTTCCCAGGAAAAAGTAGAACAGCTGCCACTGCCTCCTGGACCACCACCTTCATCTCTTGTTAGTAATGCCCCATCGCAAACTTCTGATGCTGAAAGCAAGGATACAAATCCAATATCTAACCTCCTGAGCTCATTAGTTGCAAAAGGTTTGATATCTGCATCAAAGAAGGATGCTGCATCTCTCCCATCTCTTCCGATGCCCAACCAAATACAGAAGAGCCCAGGAGTCGAGAGTCCAAGTGAATCACTGAACAAGAGTTCGGACATTCAGAGTTCATCTGATGCTCCTCGATCCTCCACAATGGGTGAGGTATCATATGCTGAACCTGCTCCAAAATGTTTAGTTGCCCCACATCAGTCCACCTCAACAGAAGTAGAAAGCTTGATAGGATTAGAACTCAGGCCAGATGTAATCAGAGAATTTCATTCATCTGTGATCGATGGATTGTTGGATGACCTTCCACATTGTTGCAGCTTATGTGGTCTTCGACTTAAGCTTCAGGGACAGCTTGATAGACACTTAGAGTGGCATGAAATGAAAAAGACTGAATTAAGAGGCTCTGGTAGGGCATTGAGGGGATGGTATGTGAGGTCAGATGATTGGCTTGCTGGAAAGCCTGGGCAATTGGTATTGGATTCCACTGATTCTCTGAACAAGTTGGAAAAGACAACAGAAAAGGCTGAGCGTATGGTGCCTGCAGATGAAAATCAGTGTGCATGCTTGTTATGCGGCGAGCTATTTGAAGATTATTTTAGGCTGGACAGTGGTGAATGGATGTTTAAGGGAGCAGCATACTTGGCTATCCCATCAAAGGAGGGTGGGGTGGGAACTACTGATGGGAGTGCAGCCAATGGCCCCATTGTGCATGCAAATTGCATGTCAGAAAGTTCAGTTCGGGACTTGGGACTGTCTGGTGGTATTAAAGTGGTAAAGTACTTTGATTTGAATACGATATACCATTCTTCTGAGTTAGTTCTGCTTTATTCAGGTTGTTTTCCCAATGTTTGTCATCTGATCATCACTCTTGACTTCTTGTTAGGAAATGGAGGAATAACGCTGTAA